A genomic region of Nostoc sp. UHCC 0702 contains the following coding sequences:
- a CDS encoding Uma2 family endonuclease: MTQTTKTQKLLTFEEYLAYDDGTDTRYELVDGELVEMPPESQENSNLARFLFIELLKHFPFYLVAHKDTEIEVAGRRARCRLPDLMVHTEESYAALVGATRATITRDMPPPALVIEIVSPGTANRVRDYRYKRTEYAAREILEYWIIDPQMQQITICQWVEGQYEDKVFTAATCMESVVIADWALTVEQVFNSANRPELTSK, from the coding sequence ATGACCCAAACGACGAAAACCCAAAAATTGCTGACCTTTGAGGAGTATCTTGCCTATGATGATGGTACAGATACGCGCTATGAGTTGGTGGATGGAGAATTAGTTGAAATGCCACCAGAAAGTCAGGAAAATAGCAATCTGGCAAGATTTCTATTCATTGAACTACTAAAACATTTTCCTTTTTATTTAGTTGCTCACAAAGATACAGAAATTGAAGTGGCGGGGCGACGGGCGAGATGTCGTTTACCTGATTTAATGGTTCACACAGAAGAATCTTATGCTGCCCTTGTAGGTGCTACTCGTGCTACCATCACCCGTGATATGCCACCGCCTGCGCTAGTGATTGAAATTGTTTCACCGGGAACGGCGAACCGTGTTCGTGATTATCGCTACAAGCGGACGGAGTATGCTGCTAGGGAAATATTAGAGTATTGGATTATTGACCCACAAATGCAACAAATTACGATTTGTCAGTGGGTGGAAGGACAGTATGAGGATAAAGTATTTACAGCTGCGACTTGCATGGAATCAGTGGTAATTGCTGATTGGGCGCTAACAGTAGAACAGGTGTTTAATAGCGCAAACCGACCAGAATTAACAAGTAAATAG
- the urtD gene encoding urea ABC transporter ATP-binding protein UrtD — MNAKILETENVTVSFDGFKALNQLNFSMDVGELRVVIGPNGAGKTTFLDVITGKVQPTIGRVLFKGKNLRSLPEHQIARLGIGRKFQTPRIYLNLTPRENLEITSNRNKNVLSTLFGRPHAAEKNSIKRLLETIGLAAKADVKAGLLSHGEKQRLEIGMLVAQSPDLLLVDEPVAGLTDEETYNIGELLLALAQSHSILVIEHDMEFVSQIARKVTVLHEGSVLCEGNFEEVQNDSRVIEVYLGQQQE; from the coding sequence ATGAACGCGAAAATATTAGAAACTGAAAACGTAACTGTGAGTTTTGATGGTTTTAAAGCTTTAAACCAACTAAACTTTAGCATGGATGTGGGTGAGTTGCGGGTAGTCATTGGCCCCAATGGTGCAGGGAAGACAACCTTTCTAGATGTGATTACCGGGAAAGTGCAACCAACTATCGGGCGAGTTTTATTCAAGGGGAAAAACCTACGTTCTTTACCTGAACATCAAATTGCCAGATTGGGAATTGGACGTAAATTTCAAACACCCAGAATCTACTTGAATTTAACACCGCGTGAAAATCTAGAAATTACCAGCAACCGCAATAAAAATGTCTTGTCTACCTTGTTTGGTCGTCCTCATGCTGCGGAAAAGAATAGTATTAAAAGGTTATTAGAAACAATTGGTTTAGCTGCTAAAGCAGATGTCAAAGCTGGGTTACTTTCCCACGGAGAAAAGCAACGTTTAGAAATTGGCATGTTAGTAGCACAGTCCCCTGATTTATTACTCGTTGATGAACCAGTTGCAGGTTTAACAGATGAAGAAACCTATAATATAGGCGAATTACTTTTAGCTTTAGCGCAAAGTCATTCAATTTTAGTTATTGAACATGATATGGAATTTGTGAGTCAAATTGCCCGGAAAGTAACAGTACTACATGAAGGTTCGGTGCTGTGCGAAGGGAATTTTGAGGAAGTCCAAAATGACTCTCGTGTAATTGAAGTGTATTTAGGACAACAGCAAGAATGA
- a CDS encoding type II toxin-antitoxin system VapC family toxin, translating into MLLDTSGLLCFLHKDEPQHEKAVQLIASTSRIRLIHNYILAELVALALVRGFSRSTVLSYSLELINNSNVQIVWVDELLHREAIDLLLARQDKTYSLCDAVSFVLMRRQGIIEALTTDKHFEQEGFTRLLRSTG; encoded by the coding sequence ATGCTGCTTGATACGTCAGGATTACTCTGCTTTCTCCATAAAGATGAGCCACAACATGAAAAGGCAGTTCAACTAATTGCTAGTACAAGCAGAATTCGGCTGATACACAACTATATTTTAGCCGAATTAGTGGCTCTAGCATTGGTTCGAGGCTTTTCCCGTTCAACTGTACTGTCATATAGCCTTGAATTAATCAACAATTCAAACGTTCAAATTGTATGGGTTGATGAATTGCTACATCGAGAAGCAATAGACTTATTGTTAGCAAGACAGGATAAAACTTATTCTTTATGTGATGCTGTAAGCTTTGTGTTGATGCGTAGGCAAGGAATAATTGAGGCATTAACAACTGATAAACACTTTGAGCAAGAAGGTTTTACTCGTTTGCTGCGGTCAACAGGTTAA